GAATGCACGGGGTAAGAGGGTGATGTGTATTCCCTCATCGGTGGTTTATCATGTGGGGGGGGCATCGTTGCGCCAGGATAATCCCAAAAAGATGTACCTGAATTTCCGCAATAACCTGCTGATGATCTATAAAAATATACCACAAAGGATATATCATTCCACGTTTACGATGCGACTTTTCTTTGATATCCTTGCTTGTTTGCGTCTTTTACTGAATGCCAATTTCCAAAGTGCGCGGGCGGTGATTGACGCTTATAGGGATTTCCTGAAGATGCGGCCTTCCTTTAGGCCGGTACGTCGTGAAAATCTGCGGAAAGCAGTCAAGGAAGTTATTCCTACACAATACCGGAAGAGCATTTTGATTGATTTTTATTTCAGGGGGAAAAAAACTTATGCAGCTGTTATGGGAAGCCTAAGTCGAAGGAAATAGTATTACTCGAAGTGAAAACTGAGTGTAATCATCCGTTGGACGGCTTTCGACAATGAATTGGCATATTTCCGGAGATCATCATCTTTCAGGTCATTCCTTTCTTTTTCCAGTATATCCGCCAACCCGAAACTGAATTTTAACTCGGGAGCCAGTTTAAAAAGCGGCAGATAAAAATCACATCCCACGCCGAACTCAATTCCCGCATCATAGGGTTTTAACAATACAGCCCGGTTTTTGGTGGAAGCCAATTCCAGACTGCCATATCCACCCACCAGTACATATGGTCGGAAATTATTGATCCTGTCGGCAGATATTTTCAAATGTAATGGCAGGGCGATATAATTATTTCGAATTTGTGTAGTGAATTCCTCTCCTGATGATTGCTCCCTGAATACAAATTTTTTATCGCCCAGATACAGCGAAGGTATTGCCCGGAGATTTATAAACCTGTTAAGGTACATATCCCCAATAATTCCGACAGCGAATCCAGGCGAATAGGCAGGGATTTCTGAAAACCATACTTCTCCGTTTTCATTGATAAATCCCGATTGGGTGAGTATCAGATCCTGCGTATGTAATCCGAGTGTAAATCCCAGATGAAACAGCCGCTGATCGGCATAAGGACGATGCTGTAACTTACGCTGTTGACCGTAGAGATTTCCTGAAATCAGGATCAATAGAAGAAAGTATGTTGCCTTTTTGATCATATGTTATCTTAAACGTTATTCTTCGTCGGTTATTGTGTTTCGAATAGGTTATAACGGCTATTTTATCAAAATATAAGGAATAAGATGATACGGGAAATTTATACAGAGTCTAAATAACGGACAATATCTTACACCTCTTTTGTATTAGAAAAAAACTGATTATCTTTGCGACAATATAAACTAATTACAATAACTAATTTTTTACTATTATTATGGCTTACGTAATTGACGATAGTTGCATTGCCTGTGGAACATGCATCGACGAGTGCCCTGTTGAGGCTATATCGGAAGGCGATATTTATGTGATTGACCCGGATGTATGTACTGACTGTGGTTCTTGTGCCGAAGTATGTCCTACAGAATCAATTCATCCGGAATAAAATATAACACCGGAATATTTGAACTATTTCGTTAAGCTAAATGGACAGGGTCAAGCTTGCTTGAGCTATGTCATGGCGAGAGATAGTCCAATGTAATTGAACAAAAAGAGTCGAACAATTGTTGTCCGGCTTTTTTTGTGCCTTGAAGCAAGGGGTGCCGGGAAGAGCAAAACAACCACAAAAAAACGCCCCCGTTTGGAGGCGTTTTCTATAATTGTTATAACGGTGTATTATCCGTTTACTTTTGCCATGTGAGCGATCAGTTCCAGTACTTTGCTGGAATATCCCCATTCATTGTCATACCAGCTTACCACTTTCACGAAAGTCGGGCTGAGTTGGATACCGGCTTTTGCATCGAAAATGGAAGTACGTGCATCGCCGATGAAGTCACTCGATACCACATCTTCGTCGGTATAACCCAAAATACCTTTCAATTCACCTTCCGAAGCTTCTTTCATTGCGTTGCATACTTCTTCGTAAGTGGTTTCTTTTTTCAGGCGGGCAGTCAGGTCCACAACCGAAACGTTCAGGGTGGGAACACGGAATGCCATACCGGTGAGCTTTCCGTTCAGTTCGGGAATTACTTTCCCTACTGCTTTGGCAGCTCCTGTAGAAGACGGGATGATGTTGCCCGATGCCGCGCGTCCGCCTCTCCAGTCTTTTGCTGAAGGTCCGTCCACTGTTTTCTGGGTAGCGGTGGTAGCGTGTACGGTGGTCATCAACGCTTCTTCGATACCGAATTTATCATTCAAAACTTTAGCGATGGGCGCCAGGCAGTTTGTGGTACAGGATGCGTTCGATACGAACTGCTCGCCTTTGGTATACGTATTTTCATTTACGCCGGTAACATACATGCGGGTATCGTCTTTAGAAGGAGCCGACATCACTACATATTTCGCGCCGGCGTCGATATGGCCTTGAGCTTTATCTTTAGAAAGGAACAAACCGGTAGATTCAACTACGTATTCAGCACCTACGGCATCCCATTTCAGGTCGGCCGGATTTCTTTCGGCAGATACACGGATGGTATTTCCGTTTACCACTAAGTTACCGTCTTTTACATCGATCGATCCGGTGAACTGACCGTGGATCGTGTCATATTTTAACATATAAGCGATGTAATCCACATCGAGCAAGTCATTGATACCCACGATCTGGATATCATCTCTGTTTTGTGCGGCACGGAAAACCAAACGTCCGATGCGGCCAAATCCGTTAATACCTACTTTAATCATAATTTTGTTGAATTTTATTTGTTAAAAGAGTTCTTATTAATCGTTGTTATTGTTATCTCTTTTGGCCTCATACCGGCTGTTATACCTTTCTTCAGCCTGTTCAACCTGATGAAGAACGTCCCTAAAAACCATCTTTTTAACAGGCTTACAAAAATAGCATATTTTTTCGGTTTGATAAAATTATTTGGGACAAAAAACTGAAAATTGGCACTATCCAAAAATCGGGCAGGGTCAAAGACCTGTCACTTTAGAGAAATATTTCTTGTACAGCCTGTTTTTTCCGGGATTATATTTCTTAAACAGGTTTTACCCGTGACGATATTCCTTAAACCAGTCGTAGAAATTCCTGATACCGGTCTCAACCGATGTATGGGGTTTGTATCCGAACTTCTGTTCAAGCAATGATGTATCGGCATAAGTAGATACCACATCTCCGGGTTGCATATCTACCATTTCCTTGACAGCTTTCTTTCCGGTGGTTTTTTCGATAATACGGATGAAATCCATTAGTTGTACAGGCGAAGCACAGCCCATGTTATATACTACACTGGGAATCCCGGCTTGCGGAGGAGCAGGCATAATTTTGAGTACTCCTTCCACAATATCGTCGATATAGGTGAAATCACGCTGCATTTCCCCATTGTTGAAAACCTTAATAGGCATTCCTGCCGTAATGGCCGACATAAACAACCAGGGTGCCATGTCGGGACGTCCCCAGGGGCCATAGACCGTAAAAAAACGAATACCGGTTGCAGCTATTCCATAAAGTTTACTGTAGGAATAGGCCAACAGCTCGTTTGCTTTTTTAGTAGCCGCATAAAGACTTACGGGATGATCGGTTTGGGCCGATTCCTTGTAGGGAGTGGGAGTGTCGTCTCCGTAGACGCTGCTGGAACTGGCATAAAGGAAATGCCGGACAGGATAGGAACGGCATACCTCCAGCAGGTGGGTAAAACCCACTATATTGGAATTGATGTATGAAAGAGGATTTTCAAGGGAGTACCTAACCCCGGCCTGTGCAGCGAAATGGAGAACATGTGTGAATTGTTCTTCACGGAAGAGGGTGAGAAGTCCTTTGGCATCAGTCAGGTCAAGCCGGATAAAACGGTAGGTCGGGTATTTATCGCTCTGGACCCATTCGCCCTCTTTTATTTTTCCCTGTGGTATACCTGTTTCGGCCAGACGGGCATATTTTAATTGTACATCATAATAAGCGTTGATGTTGTCGAGACCGGCCACATCATATCCCTGCCGGACTAATTCGCGTACGACGTGAAAACCAATAAATCCGGCGGTGCCGGTAACCAATATCTTCATCTTCATCAGATTATAAAACAACAATGAGGTAAGGGCCGGTTTTGTGTTGCTCTTTGCCTGATATAACAGATTGAATCTGACGGTTATTCAATACTGCTTTCTCGGGTAACAGTAGCAGTTGGCCGGATAATGTATTGTTCAGTATATCTTCTTCGGAAGCAACTATGGCTTCTTTTCCAAGAAAAACATCCATACTTCCGGGCCGTGAAATCTTATACACATAATATTCGGAAGTGCCTTTCTCTTCCGCAATACGAATCGCTTCGTTGCATAATGTGTTCCATCCCATATAAGGATTCAACTGAGGCAAGGCTAATCCGGCGATAAAGATAGTCAATAAAAGGGTGAAAGTCATCACACGGATAGACTTACGGAGCGCTTTTTCCCGGAATAGCAGATATAAGATTGTGATTCCGCCGAGTGAGATAACAGCTGCCGCTGCATAGACCAATGGTACGGCGATATAAGAGATTTCGTCGATTCGTTTTATATAAAAAACAGCCGGCAGCACTACTGCGAAAACGACAGCAGGCACTGCCACCGAAAGCCGTAACCAGATATTTTTCTCATCGAATTTATCGAGTAGCATGGCCGGGAGATAGATCAGAAAGGGTATGGCGGGAAGCAGGTAGACTGCCAACTTGGAACTGATCAGGGATAGCATGACGAAAGTCGTCAGGATAATCGTAAGAAAAAACTTTTCGGTCTCGGTTTGGATTTTTTTGCGAACCACTCCGGCAATGATCAGTCCCACGCATAAAAACATCCAGGGGGCCAGCAAGTACCAGATGGCAATAGCATAGTAATAGAACGGAGATTTATGGTGAAAAGCATTCACACCTCTTCCTACTGTTTGATGTACTAACAGGTTATTGAGATAGGCGTCTCCTCCTTCCATATAAACACCGGTAAACCAGATACCACATCCCAGCAGTAGAACCAGCCAGCTTTTCCATCCCCAATATTGTTGCCATGTATGGATTTTACCCCGGTAGAGAAGAAATATCAGGGTGGAGAGCAACGGAACCAATATGCCGACGGGGCCTTTTGAGAAAAGAGCTAGAAAGACATAGAGCGGAAACAGGTAAGCATCCCGTTTCTTTCCTTCCCCCTGGTATATCTTAAAAAAAGTGTAGAGTGAAAGGGTGATAAACATCACCATCAGCATATCCATCCGAATAGTAATGGTGAGAGCCAGAAAGAAACCGCCGGTCATCAGCATCAGCAAACCATCGGGTTGGCAGGCAAAAGATTTCTCTCTTCTCATCCATTTCTCCATTACCATCAACACTACCAATGCGGGCAAAAACGATAAAAGCGACAGAAACCACATTTGGTGACTGCCGAGCAATGTTTTCCCTGCCATCATCAGCCAGAAGCTGAGAGGCGGCTTATCGGCATAGATCTCACCATCCAGCGTGAAAGTAAAAAAATTGCCGTTACGCAAAGCTTCATCAATAATGCTCAGGTAACGTAACTCATTGTTGGGGGTATAGTCCCGTAAGACCATAACCGGGAGCAGTGCTATAAACCAAAAGAGATAGAGATACTTAGTTTTCATCCGAGTCACTAATTAACTAATTTCCAATTACTAATTACCAATTACCAATTACCAATTATCGTGCGAAGCACATATTGCCGAGGACACTTTAACTACACTTCCGATTTCTTTTCTTCTAACATCATTCACATTGACACTACACGCCCCGAGTTGGCGGGATTATTCATATTGGCACATTCATATTGGCACATTAGTTTTAGTCTGTAAGCCGATCATGATGTTACGTACATAAGCAACAAAACCTACCGATTGTCCCAGTATGAGAACAGGGTCGTGGCGAATGATCCCGTAAGCGACGATAATACCTGATCCCAACAGGCTGATAATCCAGAAACCGATTGGCAGTACAGACCGATGAAGATGGGCAGAATAGATCCATTGATAGATGAAACGGAATGTAAAGAGCACCTGACCGGCCGAACCGAAGATCAGTAACCAGACAGGTATATCCTTCTGCCGGAAAAAGAGGGTGGTAAAAGCATTCATGTCGCGCATCAGTAATGCAACCGCTATCACCGGTGTTAATAGGAGAATGGCTTTCAGTCCGACATGTATTTGTTTCCAGATTCCCTGCATATTGAGGTTCCAGAGATAGATATAATATGCAATGAATTGCCCGAATATAATGGCAAAATCGTTTCTGAGTACCCCGTAAATAAAAAGCAGGTAGGAACCGAAAATGCTCAGGATCCAGAATATAGGGGGCGAGATTATTTTCTTTGCTTTCTCGGTTACAATCCACTGGTAAAGTATTCGTGCCGAGAAGAAGATCTGGGCTAAAAAGCCAATTCCGTAAATCCAGATGGTTGTTCCCTGCATAGATCAATCTAAATTGGTTCCACTGATCTGGTAATTGATATAGCGTTTTTTCATCCACCGGTAAGCAAAACAGTCGATAAAAGGGCCGGTAAGCCGGTTCCACAGATGATATTTCGATTTTCCTGCTATACGGGGATAGTGACGTACCGGGATTTGTTGTATCCTGCCGTTTTGCAACAGAATGAGTGCCGGAAGGAACCGGTGCATTCCGTTGAACATTGGTACACGTTTGGCGTACCCGGTATGCAACACTTTTAGCGGACAGCCGGTATCAGATACGCCGTCACCGGTCATCATCCGCCGGTATCCGTTGGCTATTTTTGATTGCAGGTTCTTGAAGAACGAGTCTTTGCGGTTAGCACGTATACCTGTTACCAATTCATATTCGGCCAGATGGGGGAGTAGCAGGTTGAAATCGTCGGCGTCAGTCTGCATGTCGGCATCCATATAACCCACGAATTCCGAAAAACAGTAATCGAATCCGGCTTTTAAAGCAGCACTCAATCCACCATTCTTTTTCATGTCAAGATAGAAAAAATGGGGGTTCCGTTCGCAGATACTATGTATTTTTTCCCGGCTGCCGTCGGTCGAACCGTCGTTGACAAACAGTACACAAGCAGGATATAGCGACTGAGGTAAGAAGTTTTGTAGTTTTTCTTCTAACCGACTGATGTTCTCTGCTTCATTGTAAATCGGGACAATAATGGTAAAAGTGTATTGACTTGTTTCGTTTCTTTCCATTTCTGTATCGATGATCAACTTGAAAAGAAGGCAACATTTTCAACTGATGGGTTTGGCATCAAATGGAGCTGATTGTCTTCGGCGACAAAAGTAGCTAATATTATTCAGATTTCAATTAATCCCCTCCCACCATTTACTGAAAACCTGTGTAGTGTCGTTCAGATAGACAACTTCGCCGATCCTGGGAGTCACCAGTGGTATCTGGTCTCCTTGCTCATTCATTTCGGTTATGGTTTTTAACGGCTCGTCCCAGGGATGGTGAGCTAATTTGAATTTAGAAGAATGGACGGGAAACAAGCGTTTTGCTTTTAGGTCTTTTGCTGCCTGTAATCCCTCCTCGGGCAGTAGATGGATGGCTCGCCACGCCTGATTATACTGGCCGTTCTCCAGAATCGCCAGATCAAATCCACCGAATTTTTCTCCGATTTCAGCAAAATGGGTGTCATATCCACCGTCGCCCCCGAGATATAATTTTAACTCTTTGGTTTGTAGAATAAATGCCAGCCAAAGAGTGTTGTTCCTTGAAAAACTCCTGCCTGAAAAATGGCGTGCCGGTGCAGTATACAGGGTGATATTATTGGAAATAAACATACTTTCGTTCCAATCTTTCTCGGTAATTTTTCCAGGGTCGAATTTCCAGTACTCTAAATGTGCTCCTACACCCAGACCGCAGACAATGTGCCCGATCTTTGGTTTCAATTTCATTATTGTCGGATAATCAAGGTGATCGTAATGATCATGAGTGATAAGCAGATAATCAATTTCAGGCATATCATCGGCCGAATATACATCTGTCCCATTGAATGATTTATTGGAATTAGGTACCGGCGAAGCGTTGCCGCTAAAAACCGGATCGATCAGAAACCGCTTTCCGTTGAGTTGGATAAAATAAGAGGAATGGCCGAACCATACCAGCACATTTTCATGGATGGGCAGATTTTTCAAATCTGTCTTCAGAGACGGGATCTCGTCAACGGGTCTTGTACGTGGAACTTTCTTAAAAAGGAAATTGAAAAAGATTTTTGCAGGCGATTGATCTCCGCTGAAATTGGGTGTATGACGGATATTCCGGAATTGTCCATCTTTGTAATTCGGGGATTGTTGTAGTTGCTCGAGTCGTTCCCCGCTTGGAGCTCTGCCGAACTTCGGTTGCCGGATATAGAAAAATATCGTAATGCTCAACAGCAATACAATGCTTACAAGGATTATCATTATTCGTTTTATCAATTTCATGTAGTAAAGTCGTTATCTACCATCAAAGGTATCAGTTTTTAAAGAAAAATCGTGTACTTTTGTAACAATAAATATACACATTATGTATTTCAGCAGACCGTGGACTGCTATCTAAGTGATAGACGGTCCTTTGATTATTTTATTTGTTTTCTCCTTTTTTAAAAGAAGAATACTATTTGTTTTGCATTGTTTTCTTTTTTGAGCTAAGGCAATGCAGTCTTGTTATTTCTGCAGGATAATACTGTCTGTCACTTTTCTGTGATCTCTCTTCAGTGCAGTATTCATCCAAAAGAAATGTACAATGAACAAAAATAGAGTTCCTGTAAGATTTACAGGACAACACTTTATAATAGATACACAATTAATAGAAGATTCCATCCGCTTAGCTGAAATACAAAAAAATGATCTGGTCCTGGATATTGGTGCAGGCCGGGGATTCCTTACAGGCCATCTGGTCAGATATTCAGGAAATGTAATAGCTATTGAAAGTGATCCTGGTCTCGTTGCTGAATTAAGAACGAGATTTGCTTTCAACAAAAATATTACTGTCGTTAATTCAGATTTCAGGAAATTCCGGATACCTCAGAAACAATTCAAGGCAGTTTCTAATATACCTTATGGTATTACCTCTTACATACTTAGATCGTTGATGTATAATAATACGGAATTTTTTGAAAAAGGGAGTCTGGTAATACAGTTAGAGGCGGCTCAAAAGCTCTTCCGGAGAAGAGTTTTCAATCCCTACGTGCTGTTTTACCATACGTTTTATGATTTAGAATTAATCTATACTGTTCCTCCGGCTAGTTTTATGCCGCCTCCAACAGTTCAGTCGGCACTGGTGAAGATAAGTAAAAAACAATCCCCAAGGATAAATATTGAAATGAAAGAGAAATATTTTGATTTCCTTTGCTTCATATTAAGATATCCTGATTTATCGGTACGTACCGCCTTGAAGGAAATATTCCGAAAGCGGCAAATAAGAGAATTCTCACACAAATATGGTTTGAAGCTGGATGATGTAGTTACCCTATTTCTACCCGAACAATTATCAGACTGTTTTGTAGAGATGCTAAGAGTCGTTCCCGATAAATTCCATCCTGAAAATTGATCTTTATAGTCTCAGAAAGATCTTTCAGACTGGGAATTGAATATTTGGGTTTGTTTCAAATAGATTATTCAAGCAAAAAGAGGGTTAAATCATGTTGATATATCCCTCTTTTCCAATATTATATGTGCGTATCTTATTTGCAGATTATTCTTTCAGCTCTTTGTAATAAGGCGAAATACTGAGCTGTTTTATTTACTCGCTTTATCAAGTAAATCCAGGTCTTCTTTATCCAGATCCAGTTTGGTTGCCACAAATAGAGTTTCCAGTTGGTTTTGGTTTGTCGCGCTTGCAATGGGCGCACCTATATGCGGTTGTGCCAGGAGCCATGCCAACGCGACTGCCGCCTGTGATGTGCCGTGTTTGGCAGAAACTTTATCCAAAGTATCTAAAACGGCAAAACCTTTCTCATTCAGGTATTTTTTTGCTCCCGCCCCTCTTACACTCTTTTTGAAATCGGCTTCGGAGCGGTATTTTCCCGTAAGGAAACCCGCTGCCAAAGACCAGTAAGGGAATACGCTTAAATTATATTTTTCCACCAGAGGTAAATAGTCATTCTCATATTTTGCTCTTTCTATTAGATTGTAATGCGGTTGAAGAGCGACATATTTGGGAAAGTTGTTTTTTTCCGCCGCTTCAAAAGAGGCTGTCAATCTTTCAGGTGAAACATTGGACGCGGCTATGTAGCGAACTTTTCCGGCCTTTATGATTTCGTCGTAAGCAGACAATGTTTCTTCGACAGGCGTCTTTTCATCATCGAAGTGGGTATAATAGAGATCGATATGATCGGTCTGAAGCCGTTGCAATGACTCATCTACAGATTGCAGGATATGCTTCCTGCTGATATCAGAAGTGTGCTCATTGGTTTCAGAACCGACTTTGGTAGCTACGACCAAATCCTGCCGATTCCCTCTTGATTTTATCCATTTTCCGATAATGGTTTCCGATAATCCCCCTGTGCCGTTTACCCACCAGGGATAAGTATCAGCGGTATCGATGAAATTTCCACCCTTTTCAATGAATTTGTCCAGAATTTCAAAGGACCTGGTTTCATCCAGTGTCCATCCGAATACATTTCCACCCAGATTGATGCGGGTTATCTTCAAATCTGTGTTGTTGATCTTTATTTTGCTCATAATTTTACTTTTCCGTTTTCAACGGGATATAGAGATATACCCCGCCAATTCGTTTTTTGTCAGGATCCTTTTATTTTGTGTTTTGAAATTCGCAAAAACGTTTGTTATTTTAATATCTCTTCGAGAAACATCAATGTATGTTTCCAGGCTCTTTTGGCCATAACTTCGTTGTATTCGTGCGATTCGGGATTGGTGAAGGTGTGTCCGCTATTAGCGTATATAATGATCTGCCAGTCGGCATTGCCATCCCGCAGTTCCTTCACCAGACTGTCATAATCTTCCTGGGATACACTCTGGTCTTCTGCCGGATGTTCCACCAATACTTTTGTTTTTATAGGTGCATTCGGTCTGCTTTTGTCTTTACCCAATCCTCCGTGTATAGAGACGACTCCCTGTATGTCAAATTCTGCACGTGCCGCTTCCAGGGCTCCTGTCCCGCCGAAACAATAACCGATGACGGCTATCTTGTCAGGCAAAGCGCCTTGCTTTTCCAGTTGCTCTAACGCCAAAGCGATCCGGTGCTGATACGCTTTATAGTCGCTTTTGTAGGACCCGGATAATTTCGCGGCGGATGCATTGTCCTCCGGGATATTCCCTTTGCCGTAAATATCTGCGATAAAGGCAATGTAACCCTCTTTTTCCAATTCTAAAGCAGCCGTTCTGGCTTCATTGTCAACACCTTTCCATGCTGGCAGGATTAATACGCCGGGTAATTGTTGTCCTGCATTGGCAGTAACTAACCCATTCAATTCCTGTGTTCCGTCCATATAAGAGACCGTTTTCAGGGACTGGGCCGGACTCATTTGTACGATGGCCATCAGTGATACTATTACAATTAGTTTATTCATACGATTAAAATTATTTATATTCAATTGTATCGTATGGAACTCGCTTTTAATCATGTTCTTGTGTGATAATGATTGTCATGCTCGTTTCATATGATTATTTTATTTTTTCATTTTGGTGTA
This window of the Proteiniphilum saccharofermentans genome carries:
- the porT gene encoding type IX secretion/gliding motility protein PorT/SprT, which codes for MIKKATYFLLLILISGNLYGQQRKLQHRPYADQRLFHLGFTLGLHTQDLILTQSGFINENGEVWFSEIPAYSPGFAVGIIGDMYLNRFINLRAIPSLYLGDKKFVFREQSSGEEFTTQIRNNYIALPLHLKISADRINNFRPYVLVGGYGSLELASTKNRAVLLKPYDAGIEFGVGCDFYLPLFKLAPELKFSFGLADILEKERNDLKDDDLRKYANSLSKAVQRMITLSFHFE
- a CDS encoding DUF362 domain-containing protein gives rise to the protein MAYVIDDSCIACGTCIDECPVEAISEGDIYVIDPDVCTDCGSCAEVCPTESIHPE
- the gap gene encoding type I glyceraldehyde-3-phosphate dehydrogenase, with translation MIKVGINGFGRIGRLVFRAAQNRDDIQIVGINDLLDVDYIAYMLKYDTIHGQFTGSIDVKDGNLVVNGNTIRVSAERNPADLKWDAVGAEYVVESTGLFLSKDKAQGHIDAGAKYVVMSAPSKDDTRMYVTGVNENTYTKGEQFVSNASCTTNCLAPIAKVLNDKFGIEEALMTTVHATTATQKTVDGPSAKDWRGGRAASGNIIPSSTGAAKAVGKVIPELNGKLTGMAFRVPTLNVSVVDLTARLKKETTYEEVCNAMKEASEGELKGILGYTDEDVVSSDFIGDARTSIFDAKAGIQLSPTFVKVVSWYDNEWGYSSKVLELIAHMAKVNG
- a CDS encoding NAD-dependent epimerase/dehydratase family protein, with protein sequence MKILVTGTAGFIGFHVVRELVRQGYDVAGLDNINAYYDVQLKYARLAETGIPQGKIKEGEWVQSDKYPTYRFIRLDLTDAKGLLTLFREEQFTHVLHFAAQAGVRYSLENPLSYINSNIVGFTHLLEVCRSYPVRHFLYASSSSVYGDDTPTPYKESAQTDHPVSLYAATKKANELLAYSYSKLYGIAATGIRFFTVYGPWGRPDMAPWLFMSAITAGMPIKVFNNGEMQRDFTYIDDIVEGVLKIMPAPPQAGIPSVVYNMGCASPVQLMDFIRIIEKTTGKKAVKEMVDMQPGDVVSTYADTSLLEQKFGYKPHTSVETGIRNFYDWFKEYRHG
- a CDS encoding ArnT family glycosyltransferase; amino-acid sequence: MKTKYLYLFWFIALLPVMVLRDYTPNNELRYLSIIDEALRNGNFFTFTLDGEIYADKPPLSFWLMMAGKTLLGSHQMWFLSLLSFLPALVVLMVMEKWMRREKSFACQPDGLLMLMTGGFFLALTITIRMDMLMVMFITLSLYTFFKIYQGEGKKRDAYLFPLYVFLALFSKGPVGILVPLLSTLIFLLYRGKIHTWQQYWGWKSWLVLLLGCGIWFTGVYMEGGDAYLNNLLVHQTVGRGVNAFHHKSPFYYYAIAIWYLLAPWMFLCVGLIIAGVVRKKIQTETEKFFLTIILTTFVMLSLISSKLAVYLLPAIPFLIYLPAMLLDKFDEKNIWLRLSVAVPAVVFAVVLPAVFYIKRIDEISYIAVPLVYAAAAVISLGGITILYLLFREKALRKSIRVMTFTLLLTIFIAGLALPQLNPYMGWNTLCNEAIRIAEEKGTSEYYVYKISRPGSMDVFLGKEAIVASEEDILNNTLSGQLLLLPEKAVLNNRQIQSVISGKEQHKTGPYLIVVL
- a CDS encoding lipid-A-disaccharide synthase N-terminal domain-containing protein, producing MQGTTIWIYGIGFLAQIFFSARILYQWIVTEKAKKIISPPIFWILSIFGSYLLFIYGVLRNDFAIIFGQFIAYYIYLWNLNMQGIWKQIHVGLKAILLLTPVIAVALLMRDMNAFTTLFFRQKDIPVWLLIFGSAGQVLFTFRFIYQWIYSAHLHRSVLPIGFWIISLLGSGIIVAYGIIRHDPVLILGQSVGFVAYVRNIMIGLQTKTNVPI
- a CDS encoding glycosyltransferase, whose protein sequence is MERNETSQYTFTIIVPIYNEAENISRLEEKLQNFLPQSLYPACVLFVNDGSTDGSREKIHSICERNPHFFYLDMKKNGGLSAALKAGFDYCFSEFVGYMDADMQTDADDFNLLLPHLAEYELVTGIRANRKDSFFKNLQSKIANGYRRMMTGDGVSDTGCPLKVLHTGYAKRVPMFNGMHRFLPALILLQNGRIQQIPVRHYPRIAGKSKYHLWNRLTGPFIDCFAYRWMKKRYINYQISGTNLD
- a CDS encoding MBL fold metallo-hydrolase — its product is MIILVSIVLLLSITIFFYIRQPKFGRAPSGERLEQLQQSPNYKDGQFRNIRHTPNFSGDQSPAKIFFNFLFKKVPRTRPVDEIPSLKTDLKNLPIHENVLVWFGHSSYFIQLNGKRFLIDPVFSGNASPVPNSNKSFNGTDVYSADDMPEIDYLLITHDHYDHLDYPTIMKLKPKIGHIVCGLGVGAHLEYWKFDPGKITEKDWNESMFISNNITLYTAPARHFSGRSFSRNNTLWLAFILQTKELKLYLGGDGGYDTHFAEIGEKFGGFDLAILENGQYNQAWRAIHLLPEEGLQAAKDLKAKRLFPVHSSKFKLAHHPWDEPLKTITEMNEQGDQIPLVTPRIGEVVYLNDTTQVFSKWWEGIN
- the erm gene encoding 23S ribosomal RNA methyltransferase Erm, with product MNKNRVPVRFTGQHFIIDTQLIEDSIRLAEIQKNDLVLDIGAGRGFLTGHLVRYSGNVIAIESDPGLVAELRTRFAFNKNITVVNSDFRKFRIPQKQFKAVSNIPYGITSYILRSLMYNNTEFFEKGSLVIQLEAAQKLFRRRVFNPYVLFYHTFYDLELIYTVPPASFMPPPTVQSALVKISKKQSPRINIEMKEKYFDFLCFILRYPDLSVRTALKEIFRKRQIREFSHKYGLKLDDVVTLFLPEQLSDCFVEMLRVVPDKFHPEN
- a CDS encoding aldo/keto reductase: MSKIKINNTDLKITRINLGGNVFGWTLDETRSFEILDKFIEKGGNFIDTADTYPWWVNGTGGLSETIIGKWIKSRGNRQDLVVATKVGSETNEHTSDISRKHILQSVDESLQRLQTDHIDLYYTHFDDEKTPVEETLSAYDEIIKAGKVRYIAASNVSPERLTASFEAAEKNNFPKYVALQPHYNLIERAKYENDYLPLVEKYNLSVFPYWSLAAGFLTGKYRSEADFKKSVRGAGAKKYLNEKGFAVLDTLDKVSAKHGTSQAAVALAWLLAQPHIGAPIASATNQNQLETLFVATKLDLDKEDLDLLDKASK
- a CDS encoding dienelactone hydrolase family protein; this translates as MNKLIVIVSLMAIVQMSPAQSLKTVSYMDGTQELNGLVTANAGQQLPGVLILPAWKGVDNEARTAALELEKEGYIAFIADIYGKGNIPEDNASAAKLSGSYKSDYKAYQHRIALALEQLEKQGALPDKIAVIGYCFGGTGALEAARAEFDIQGVVSIHGGLGKDKSRPNAPIKTKVLVEHPAEDQSVSQEDYDSLVKELRDGNADWQIIIYANSGHTFTNPESHEYNEVMAKRAWKHTLMFLEEILK